The Sinorhizobium fredii USDA 257 region TACGGGAGGCTGGTCTCCCGTATCGGGCTTGCAACCGCCGATCGATCGCGATGCGCTGGAGCAATGCATGCATCGATCGTCAAAGTCAGCCGCACCAGGAAAGCACCATTGAGGAAACATCCCAATCGCAGACTAGATATCGCCCTGGCGTTGGGGATCGCGGCCTTTGTCGCGCTCCCCTGGTACAGGATCGACGGCGGCTTCTTCGGTCTCGGCTGGCTCGCGAGCTTTCCGGCCGATCCGGCCGCGGCACCCGGCTTCCTTCAGATCGCGACCTACGGTCGGTGGTGGCTCATCGTTCCTGTGCTGCTGATGGGCCTTGCGGCGGCTGCACGGTTCACCGAAGATCCGATGCGGCGCGGCAGCCTGCTCGCTTTTGCCGGCGCCGCCGGCATAGGTTTCCTCGCCCTGCAGGGCCTGGCAATCGGCTTTTCCGGCTGGACCTGGGCGATCAGTGAAGTGCTCTTCGGTCCTCTTGCGGACGGCCAACCCTCCATGGGTGCGGGCGCGGTGCTCGCTTCGCTGATCTTCGTCCTGATCTTCGCCTTCGGCCTTGCCGAACGCGGCGCGATGAAAGGTGACGCCTTCATCGTCGGCGCCATTTCGATCCTCGTTTTCCTTGTCGCGGTTTTCGTCTTCTATCCGATCGGCAGCATGATGGTCGGTGCCTTCCAGGACTTCGATGGGTCATTCAATCCGAATGGTTTCGGCCGCAACATCGTCGATCCGTCGATTTGGAGCCTTGATTGCGTGATCGGCGCTGGACGCTGCGGCGTCGCCTGGCGCACGTTCTGGCTTGCGCTCATGACCGCGAGCGGTTCGACCCTCCTGGGGCTTGCCTTCGCTCTGGTCGCGACCCGCACCGGCTTTCGCTTCAAGAAGAGTCTCCGGCTGCTGACCGTCCTCCCGATCATCACACCGCCCTTCGTTATAGGTCTGGCGCTGACCCTGCTCTTCGGCCGCTCCGGCGTTGTCACCGAGGCGGTCTCGGCAGTGCTCGGAATTGAGCCGGGCCGCTGGCTCTACGGTCTCACCGGCATCTGGATCGCTCAGGTTCTCTCGTTCACGCCAATCTCCTTCCTGGTGCTGATCGGGGTCGTCGAGGGCGTCAGCCCGTCGATGGAGGAGGCCTCCCAAACGCTGAAGGCCGATCGCCGGCGCACCTTCTGGCGAATTTCGCTGCCGCTGATGAAACCGGGGCTCGCCAATGCCTTCCTCATCGGCTTCATCGAGAGCATGGCCGATTTCGGCAACCCGCTCGTGCTTGGTGGCAGCCATGGCGTGCTTTCGACCGAGATCTTCTTCGCCGTGGTCGGCTCGCAGAACGATCCATCCCGTGCGGCGGTGCTTGCCATCGTGCTGTTGGGCTTCACGCTGACGGCTTTCCTTGCGCAACGTCTCTGGCTTTCAGGTAAGAACTACGCGACGGTCACCGGCAAGGCCGACAGCGGCGTCCATGCCGCTCTCCCCCGCTCGGTCTCGTTCGGCGTCCATGCCCTGGTCATCCCCTGGGCACTGTTCACGCTCGTCGTCTATGGCATGATCCTCGTCGGGGGCTTCGTGAAGACCTGGGGCCTCGACAATTCGCTGACGCTCGAGCACTACGTGCAGGCCTTCTCCGTTGAGTTCCGCGACGGCAGCCTCGCCTGGACTGGGGTGGCCTGGAACTCCTTCTGGACGACGATGGAGATCGCCCTCATCTCTGCGCCGCTCACCGCGGCGGTCGGCCTCCTCACCGCCTACCTGATCGTGCGCCAGAGATTTGCCGGCCGTGAATTCTTCGAATTCGCGCTGATGATGAGTTTTGCGATTCCCGGCACGATCATCGGCATCAGCTACATCATGGCCTTCAACCTGCCGCCGATAGAAATGACCGGCAGCGCCCTGATCCTGATCGCCTGCTTCGTCTTCCGCAACATGCCGGTCGGCGTCCGCGGCGGGGTGGCGGCGATGAGCCAACTCGACCAGAGTCTCGACGAAGCCTCGCTCACGCTCCGCGCCGACAGCTTCCGCACCATACGCAAGATCATCCTGCCGCTCTTGCGTCCGGCGATCACCGCGGCGCTCGTCTATTCCTTCGTTCGTGCCATCACGTCGATCAGCGCCGTGATCTTCCTCGTCAGCGCCGAATACAACATGGCGACCTCCTATATCGTCGGGCTTGTCGAGAATGGCGAATACGGCGTGGCGATCGCCTATTCCTCGATGCTGATCCTTGTGATGGTCACCGTCATCGGCGGCTTCCAGCTTCTCGTCGGTGAGCGGCGGCTTCGCCGCGAGAACCGCATCCAGTCCGTCGCGGCCGTACCCGCATCCATCCACCAGGAAAAGACCGCATGACCATCGAAGCTCCCGGTTCCGTCGTCTTCCGCAACGTGCGCAAAGAGTTCGGAGCCTTCGCCGCGATCCCTGATCTGTCGCTCACCATCGAACCCGGCACGCTGGTGACGCTACTCGGCCCCTCCGGCTGCGGCAAGACGACGACACTGCGCATGCTGGCCGGGCTCGAGCATCCGACCTCCGGCCGCATCCTGATCGGCGGAAAGGACGTAACGATGCTGCCGGCCAACGAACGTGACGTTTCGATGGTGTTCCAGTCCTACGCGCTGTTCCCGCACATGACGGCCCGCGACAACATTGCCTATGGGCTTGAGTCCTCCGGGATGAAGCGCAGAGAGGCGCGCGAGCGGGCGGAGGCCGGGCTGGCGCTGGTCGGCCTCGCCGGCATGGGCCAGCGGCTGCCGGCCGAGCTCTCCGGCGGTCAGCAGCAGCGCGTCGCGGTTGCCCGCGCGCTGGTCCTCGAACCACAGGTGCTGCTCCTTGATGAGCCGCTCTCGAACCTCGATGCGCGGCTAAGGCGGCGTGTCAGGACAGAGATCCGCGAGTTGCAGCAGCGGCTGGGCTTCACCGCCGTCTACGTCACCCACGATCAGGACGAGGCGCTTGCGGTTTCCGATCGCATCGTCGTCTTGAAGGATGGAGGCATCGCCCAGGAAGGCGCGCCGCGCGACCTTTACGAGGCGCCGGCCTCGGCCTTCATCGCCGACTTCATAGGCGAGGCAAATGTCGTTGCCTGCGACATCATCGCCGTCGAAGGTCACGACGCGACGATCCGAGTCGAACAGCTGACGCATAGGGTTCCCGGACGCGACATTCGACCTGGCCCGGCCAAACTCGCGGTCCGGCCGAACGCGATCACCCTGAAGCCGGCCACACACGGCGCCTTTACCGGGCGGGTGACGCATGCGGCCTATCTCGGCGATCATGTCGAATATGAGGTGAAGACCGCCGCCGGCACGCTTTTCGTCGTCGATCCGGCCGTGGAGCGCGCAATTCGTCCGGCAACGGAAGTGGCGATCGGCTTCAAGGAGCGCGGCATCGCCATCATCAGCGGTTAGCTCAGGAACCGGACGCAAGCAAACGCCCGATCTTCGGGCCTCAACCTCGAAATCAAGGACATCTTCATGACATCGCACGTCGTTCCCGGACTCGAAGCCCGGCTCGCACTGGCCGAAACGGTTGGGCGCGAGGCCGGCGCAGTGGCGCTCGACTATTTCAACCGCCGCGAGACGCTGATCGTCGAAACGAAGCGCGACCCGCAGGATGTCGTTTCCATTGCCGACCGCGAGGTGGAAAACCTGATCCGCGAGCGTATCGGCGAGATCTATCCGGACGATGGCGTGCTCGGCGAGGAATATGGTCTATTGACGGGCCGTTCCGGTTTCACCTGGGTTATCGATCCAATTGACGGCACGAGCCCGTTCGTCCACGGCATGCCCAACTGGTGCATCT contains the following coding sequences:
- a CDS encoding ABC transporter permease — its product is MHASIVKVSRTRKAPLRKHPNRRLDIALALGIAAFVALPWYRIDGGFFGLGWLASFPADPAAAPGFLQIATYGRWWLIVPVLLMGLAAAARFTEDPMRRGSLLAFAGAAGIGFLALQGLAIGFSGWTWAISEVLFGPLADGQPSMGAGAVLASLIFVLIFAFGLAERGAMKGDAFIVGAISILVFLVAVFVFYPIGSMMVGAFQDFDGSFNPNGFGRNIVDPSIWSLDCVIGAGRCGVAWRTFWLALMTASGSTLLGLAFALVATRTGFRFKKSLRLLTVLPIITPPFVIGLALTLLFGRSGVVTEAVSAVLGIEPGRWLYGLTGIWIAQVLSFTPISFLVLIGVVEGVSPSMEEASQTLKADRRRTFWRISLPLMKPGLANAFLIGFIESMADFGNPLVLGGSHGVLSTEIFFAVVGSQNDPSRAAVLAIVLLGFTLTAFLAQRLWLSGKNYATVTGKADSGVHAALPRSVSFGVHALVIPWALFTLVVYGMILVGGFVKTWGLDNSLTLEHYVQAFSVEFRDGSLAWTGVAWNSFWTTMEIALISAPLTAAVGLLTAYLIVRQRFAGREFFEFALMMSFAIPGTIIGISYIMAFNLPPIEMTGSALILIACFVFRNMPVGVRGGVAAMSQLDQSLDEASLTLRADSFRTIRKIILPLLRPAITAALVYSFVRAITSISAVIFLVSAEYNMATSYIVGLVENGEYGVAIAYSSMLILVMVTVIGGFQLLVGERRLRRENRIQSVAAVPASIHQEKTA
- a CDS encoding ABC transporter ATP-binding protein → MTIEAPGSVVFRNVRKEFGAFAAIPDLSLTIEPGTLVTLLGPSGCGKTTTLRMLAGLEHPTSGRILIGGKDVTMLPANERDVSMVFQSYALFPHMTARDNIAYGLESSGMKRREARERAEAGLALVGLAGMGQRLPAELSGGQQQRVAVARALVLEPQVLLLDEPLSNLDARLRRRVRTEIRELQQRLGFTAVYVTHDQDEALAVSDRIVVLKDGGIAQEGAPRDLYEAPASAFIADFIGEANVVACDIIAVEGHDATIRVEQLTHRVPGRDIRPGPAKLAVRPNAITLKPATHGAFTGRVTHAAYLGDHVEYEVKTAAGTLFVVDPAVERAIRPATEVAIGFKERGIAIISG